In Paraburkholderia sprentiae WSM5005, a genomic segment contains:
- a CDS encoding BON domain-containing protein yields the protein MKSVNLLKALGIALCVATASSAYAQASDAQAPADMQAAPATNAKATRAADRKLGRDVRRALGRAPGFNVSNVFVRARGGAVTLSGSVPEGGMIQQAADVAKGVPGVTSVTNKLTLNLPSRGSGGS from the coding sequence GTGAAATCAGTCAATCTTTTGAAGGCGCTCGGTATTGCATTGTGCGTGGCGACCGCATCCAGCGCCTATGCCCAGGCGAGCGACGCGCAAGCGCCCGCCGACATGCAAGCCGCGCCGGCCACGAATGCAAAAGCCACGCGTGCGGCGGATCGCAAGCTGGGCCGCGACGTGCGGCGAGCGCTAGGTAGAGCGCCGGGCTTCAATGTATCGAACGTGTTCGTGCGGGCGCGCGGCGGCGCGGTGACGTTGAGCGGCTCGGTGCCTGAGGGCGGCATGATCCAGCAGGCCGCCGACGTCGCGAAAGGCGTGCCGGGCGTGACCTCGGTGACCAACAAGCTCACATTGAACCTGCCCTCCCGCGGAAGTGGCGGGAGCTGA